Proteins from a genomic interval of Lactococcus protaetiae:
- a CDS encoding SGNH/GDSL hydrolase family protein: MKKQLQIFAGFLLAILLIFGLLWVIFPKAENRFADKKPSVLTEKTVKYAALGDSLTEGVGDATAQGGFVPLFSKELENTYNISVSSENFGKAGDTSTQIYNRMMKQQKIKDGLKSANIITITVGGNDVMKVIRDNVSHLSTMTAKDFSKPEVAYQKRIKKLLDTIRESNPKAEIYVLGIYNPFYINFPEITVMQDVINNWNDATDSVVSKEKNVYFVPINDLLYKGTSGQQAVESDSNSDSVQNNLLYTGDHFHPNNTGYQIMANAVFAAYKEVNH; encoded by the coding sequence ATGAAAAAACAATTACAAATATTTGCCGGCTTTCTGCTGGCAATTTTGCTAATTTTTGGATTGTTATGGGTAATATTTCCAAAAGCAGAGAATAGATTTGCTGACAAAAAGCCATCAGTACTGACAGAAAAAACGGTCAAATATGCTGCGCTCGGTGATTCACTGACAGAAGGAGTGGGTGATGCTACGGCACAGGGCGGATTTGTACCACTTTTTTCCAAAGAGCTTGAGAATACTTACAATATTTCTGTCAGTAGCGAAAATTTTGGTAAGGCTGGTGATACGAGTACTCAGATTTACAATCGGATGATGAAGCAGCAAAAGATAAAAGACGGGTTGAAAAGTGCCAACATTATCACCATTACTGTTGGTGGTAATGATGTTATGAAAGTGATTCGGGATAATGTTTCTCACCTGTCAACGATGACAGCAAAAGATTTTTCGAAACCAGAGGTAGCGTATCAAAAACGCATAAAAAAATTGCTTGACACGATTAGAGAAAGCAATCCGAAGGCAGAAATTTATGTTTTAGGAATTTATAATCCGTTTTATATTAACTTTCCAGAAATTACAGTGATGCAAGATGTGATTAATAATTGGAATGATGCTACAGATAGTGTTGTCAGTAAGGAAAAAAATGTGTATTTTGTTCCGATTAATGATTTACTATACAAAGGAACTTCGGGTCAGCAAGCCGTAGAGTCTGACAGCAATTCAGACTCAGTTCAAAATAATTTACTTTATACTGGCGACCATTTCCATCCGAATAACACAGGTTATCAAATCATGGCAAATGCTGTGTTTGCAGCCTATAAGGAGGTTAATCATTAA
- a CDS encoding glycoside hydrolase family 3 N-terminal domain-containing protein, with protein MKKRKQKRNKKRLFIGGGFAFLIVIAGLLGLILKLKPHPENSRTQTSSMDKPLISSSSSSTKADDTTRSKLDLTLEEEIGQLIMTGMPANNYSQATLNAISDYHIGSVILTGRSYLDISSMKEITETLQNLAPKNLKLLISCDQEGGNVQVLQGKGFTAIPDGLTQGGWAPGVLEKSAQVWGSELIQAGVNFDLAPVADSVPSAAFAPHNAPIGYWHREYGYGTDTIVSHTGAFYKGMKAAKVLTTAKHFPGLGNVTGNTDTTSNVTDTQTSADSASVMVFKRLIDEGIPSIMTATAIYTKIDPTLPGAFSPKMVQGLLRDKLGFDGLVITDDLSNAIQVQAWTPEERAVLALNAGNDMILVGDATQIPEIVSAILAKAKENPDFANKIHQAATRVVKIKQQMKLAE; from the coding sequence ATGAAAAAAAGAAAGCAAAAGCGAAATAAGAAACGTTTGTTTATTGGTGGTGGTTTTGCTTTCCTCATAGTGATTGCGGGATTGCTTGGCCTTATCTTAAAACTTAAGCCTCATCCTGAAAACTCCAGAACTCAGACTTCATCCATGGATAAGCCATTAATTTCTTCTTCAAGCAGTAGCACTAAAGCAGATGACACAACACGATCTAAGCTTGATTTGACACTTGAAGAAGAAATTGGACAGTTGATTATGACAGGTATGCCCGCTAATAATTATAGTCAAGCAACGCTGAATGCGATTAGTGATTATCATATTGGTAGTGTTATTTTGACAGGACGTTCTTATCTGGATATTTCTTCGATGAAAGAAATAACTGAAACACTGCAGAATTTAGCACCGAAAAATCTCAAGTTATTAATTTCATGTGACCAAGAGGGAGGAAATGTCCAAGTTCTTCAAGGGAAGGGATTTACGGCAATTCCAGACGGACTAACACAGGGAGGCTGGGCGCCAGGTGTTTTAGAAAAATCAGCTCAAGTGTGGGGAAGCGAGCTGATACAAGCTGGTGTAAATTTTGATTTAGCACCTGTTGCTGATAGCGTTCCATCAGCAGCTTTTGCTCCTCACAATGCTCCTATAGGGTATTGGCATCGTGAATATGGCTATGGCACAGATACTATTGTCAGCCATACAGGTGCCTTTTACAAAGGAATGAAAGCTGCAAAGGTCTTAACAACGGCTAAACATTTTCCTGGGCTAGGTAATGTCACTGGGAATACTGATACGACATCAAATGTGACAGATACACAAACTTCTGCTGATAGTGCTTCTGTCATGGTATTTAAACGTTTGATTGATGAAGGAATACCCTCCATCATGACAGCCACAGCAATTTATACAAAGATTGACCCAACACTTCCAGGAGCGTTTTCTCCTAAAATGGTTCAGGGATTGCTTAGAGATAAACTTGGCTTTGACGGATTAGTGATTACGGACGATTTGTCAAATGCTATCCAGGTTCAAGCTTGGACCCCTGAAGAGCGAGCAGTACTTGCATTGAATGCGGGAAATGATATGATTCTTGTAGGAGATGCAACTCAGATTCCAGAAATAGTTTCGGCAATTTTAGCAAAAGCAAAAGAGAACCCAGATTTTGCAAATAAGATACATCAAGCTGCTACAAGAGTAGTTAAGATAAAACAACAAATGAAACTCGCAGAATAG
- a CDS encoding YpmS family protein yields MDNQENQTRKARQNNAKKTGTEVGVKKIKPIWKWLFLLLLALNIAGVLFVAVRVMTPRDQTVLNQTQVAKTDQRVAQITTTTTQLNQLINSYLVPYQSKEMSYKFYISGQQAVLEASYKLFGTKIPLYVYFEPLALPNGGVSLSVQSISAGTLSLPTSDVLAMVKSYNLPNFVQVDSKESQVIINLPKIKMATDLYLKTNQIDLVKGNFTFDLMKKA; encoded by the coding sequence ATGGATAATCAAGAAAATCAAACACGAAAAGCAAGACAAAATAACGCTAAAAAAACTGGTACAGAAGTTGGAGTAAAAAAAATAAAACCAATATGGAAATGGCTTTTTCTCTTACTCTTAGCTTTGAACATTGCAGGAGTTCTATTTGTTGCAGTACGCGTGATGACTCCACGTGATCAGACCGTACTCAATCAAACTCAAGTGGCAAAAACAGACCAGAGAGTGGCTCAAATCACGACAACAACGACCCAACTCAATCAATTGATTAATAGTTACTTAGTTCCTTATCAATCAAAAGAAATGAGCTATAAATTTTATATCTCAGGTCAACAAGCCGTTCTTGAGGCTTCCTACAAACTTTTTGGTACAAAAATTCCTCTATATGTCTATTTTGAACCTTTAGCACTTCCAAATGGAGGAGTGAGTCTTTCTGTTCAAAGTATTTCAGCAGGTACGTTAAGTTTGCCGACTTCTGATGTCTTGGCGATGGTTAAATCTTACAATCTGCCAAATTTTGTTCAGGTAGATAGCAAGGAGAGTCAGGTTATCATTAATTTACCAAAAATTAAGATGGCGACCGACTTGTATCTTAAAACAAACCAGATTGATTTAGTGAAGGGAAATTTTACCTTTGATTTAATGAAAAAAGCCTGA
- a CDS encoding HU family DNA-binding protein, with protein sequence MANKQDLIAEVAAKTGLTKKDSEKAVNAFGEVVTEFLAKGEKVQLIGFGTFETRERAAREGRNPQTGEAIKIDATVVPAFKAGKALKDAVK encoded by the coding sequence ATGGCTAACAAACAAGATCTTATCGCTGAAGTTGCAGCAAAAACAGGATTGACTAAAAAAGATTCAGAAAAAGCAGTTAACGCTTTTGGTGAAGTTGTAACTGAATTCCTTGCAAAAGGTGAAAAAGTTCAATTGATTGGTTTCGGTACTTTTGAAACTCGTGAACGTGCAGCTCGTGAAGGCCGCAACCCACAAACTGGTGAAGCAATCAAAATCGATGCTACAGTTGTTCCTGCATTCAAAGCTGGTAAAGCATTGAAAGATGCAGTTAAATAA
- a CDS encoding cysteine desulfurase family protein yields MIYLDNSATTAIDPQVLRTYMDVATKMMGNPSSLHALGTTATRLLDASRRQIAELLGVGQHEIFFTSGGTEGDNWVLKGVAFEKRPYGKHIIISSIEHPAVKNTAEWLATQGFDVDFAPVSTDGFVKIDELKKLIREDTILISVMAVNNEVGSIQPINEISELLKDKPTISFHVDAVQAIGKIPVSEFMTDIVDFVTLSAHKFHGPRGVGIVVVKSGKRLTPLLHGGGQEMNRRSTTENLAGIAATSKALRFVLTDDEAKRNKVHAMKQIIFDELKQHKKVILFSKMDGFVPNILTFGIRGVRGEVVVHAFEKHDIYISTTSACSSKKNAAASTLVAMNTPSKLATSAVRISLDATNNMAEIEQFLTVFRQIYQELEKVSG; encoded by the coding sequence ATGATTTATTTAGACAATAGTGCAACGACAGCGATTGACCCGCAGGTCCTACGCACTTACATGGATGTGGCAACAAAAATGATGGGAAATCCATCAAGCTTGCACGCACTTGGCACTACTGCGACTCGACTTTTAGATGCTTCACGTCGGCAGATTGCTGAGTTGCTTGGAGTTGGTCAACACGAGATTTTTTTTACAAGTGGTGGTACTGAGGGAGATAATTGGGTACTCAAGGGTGTAGCGTTTGAAAAGCGCCCTTATGGTAAGCACATTATCATATCAAGTATTGAACATCCTGCAGTTAAAAATACAGCAGAATGGCTTGCTACACAGGGTTTTGATGTGGATTTTGCTCCTGTCAGCACTGATGGATTTGTCAAAATTGATGAATTGAAAAAATTGATTCGTGAAGATACGATTTTGATTTCTGTTATGGCGGTCAACAATGAAGTGGGCAGCATCCAGCCAATTAATGAAATTTCAGAGCTTCTAAAAGACAAACCAACCATTAGTTTTCATGTGGATGCCGTACAAGCGATTGGGAAAATTCCTGTCAGTGAATTTATGACTGACATAGTGGATTTTGTGACATTGTCAGCGCATAAATTTCACGGTCCACGTGGTGTCGGAATTGTGGTGGTCAAGTCTGGCAAACGCTTGACACCGCTCTTACATGGTGGAGGTCAGGAGATGAATCGTCGTTCTACCACTGAAAATCTGGCAGGTATTGCAGCGACATCAAAAGCATTACGCTTTGTATTGACAGATGATGAAGCCAAGCGAAATAAAGTTCATGCGATGAAGCAAATCATTTTTGACGAGCTGAAACAGCATAAAAAGGTCATTCTATTTAGTAAAATGGATGGTTTTGTGCCAAATATTTTGACTTTTGGTATCCGTGGTGTGCGTGGCGAGGTCGTTGTTCATGCATTTGAAAAGCATGATATTTATATCTCTACAACGAGCGCGTGTAGCTCTAAGAAAAATGCAGCTGCAAGTACTCTAGTTGCAATGAATACACCAAGCAAGTTGGCGACTAGTGCAGTTAGAATCAGTCTTGATGCAACAAATAACATGGCAGAAATTGAGCAGTTTCTGACAGTTTTCAGACAAATTTATCAAGAACTTGAAAAAGTGAGTGGATGA
- a CDS encoding peptide ABC transporter substrate-binding protein, protein MNKYKISALTLVTLSAVSILTACGNADNKTSATSRNVNYSFGTDILTLDTSTAADVNSIDVLLNVDAGLVRWNMDAKPVNDLAKSIDVSKDGLTYNVTLRDGLKWSNGAKLTAQDFVYGWQRTVDPKTGSEYAFALSPVANANAVMTGKKPVNSLGIKAIDATHLVITLATPTPYFEKLLTLPAYYPVNQAFVKKMGSKYGTSSDTTLYNGAFKFVKGKDNWTGTNKNFSIVKNDNFYDAKNVKIPGVSYQIVNNPTTAVSLYKSGKLDVADLSTPELVAANKDTKGYKTLSSPRVDVLEYNQSGKVPALSNDKIREALNLATNRKALLSSIAPSFSIANTVTPKKLDTAPNGEDFATYAAQPYTYDATKAATLFKEGLKELGKTSLTLDLEGASDNTFAKSAVDYLKGNLEKALPGLTINENLVPAAQRLKDAQNHNFQILLTSWGADYNEPSDFLMNFVTGSTMNNGLVSNSAFDKAYTAATTAPDVLNASKRYADYKAAENELYKNSNVLPLATESVSLLMNPKLSGVSTYNSAMIFDLRHAHLSK, encoded by the coding sequence ATGAATAAATATAAAATAAGCGCTTTGACACTCGTTACTCTTTCTGCTGTCAGCATACTGACAGCTTGTGGAAATGCTGACAACAAGACTAGCGCAACGAGTCGCAATGTGAATTACAGTTTTGGAACGGATATCTTGACACTTGACACTAGTACTGCTGCTGATGTCAATTCTATTGATGTTTTGCTCAATGTTGATGCAGGGCTTGTCCGCTGGAATATGGATGCTAAACCTGTCAATGACCTCGCAAAATCAATTGATGTTTCAAAAGATGGTTTGACCTACAATGTCACTTTACGCGATGGCCTTAAATGGTCGAATGGTGCTAAACTCACAGCTCAAGATTTTGTTTATGGTTGGCAACGGACAGTTGACCCCAAGACGGGTTCAGAATACGCCTTTGCGCTCAGTCCAGTAGCGAACGCAAATGCTGTCATGACAGGTAAAAAACCTGTAAATTCACTAGGAATCAAAGCGATTGATGCCACACATCTGGTCATCACACTAGCTACTCCAACCCCATATTTTGAAAAATTATTGACACTGCCTGCTTATTATCCAGTTAATCAAGCTTTTGTCAAAAAAATGGGAAGCAAATATGGGACTTCTTCTGATACCACACTTTATAATGGTGCATTCAAGTTTGTCAAAGGTAAAGATAATTGGACGGGAACAAATAAAAACTTCTCAATTGTAAAAAATGATAATTTCTATGACGCTAAAAACGTTAAAATCCCTGGTGTTTCTTACCAAATCGTCAATAATCCTACAACAGCAGTAAGTCTTTACAAATCAGGAAAACTTGATGTTGCCGACCTTTCAACACCCGAACTCGTTGCTGCAAACAAGGACACCAAAGGCTACAAAACACTATCTTCTCCAAGAGTGGATGTCCTCGAATACAATCAATCAGGAAAAGTTCCAGCACTTTCAAATGATAAAATTCGTGAAGCGCTAAACCTTGCAACTAATCGTAAAGCACTCCTTTCAAGTATTGCACCAAGCTTTTCTATCGCCAATACTGTAACACCTAAAAAGCTTGATACTGCGCCAAATGGTGAAGATTTTGCAACATATGCAGCTCAACCTTATACTTATGATGCTACAAAAGCTGCTACACTTTTCAAAGAAGGTTTGAAAGAACTCGGAAAAACTTCATTGACCCTTGATCTCGAGGGGGCAAGCGATAATACTTTTGCCAAATCAGCTGTAGATTATCTCAAAGGCAACTTAGAAAAAGCACTCCCTGGACTTACAATCAACGAAAATCTTGTCCCCGCAGCTCAACGTCTTAAAGATGCACAAAATCATAATTTCCAAATTCTTTTGACAAGTTGGGGTGCTGATTACAATGAACCTTCTGACTTTTTGATGAATTTTGTCACGGGAAGTACGATGAATAACGGCTTAGTAAGTAATAGTGCTTTTGACAAAGCCTACACTGCTGCTACGACTGCTCCTGATGTTCTAAACGCAAGCAAACGTTATGCTGATTATAAGGCTGCAGAAAATGAACTCTACAAGAACTCAAACGTTTTACCACTTGCCACAGAATCTGTATCACTTTTGATGAATCCTAAACTTTCGGGTGTTTCAACCTATAACTCCGCCATGATTTTTGATTTACGTCATGCACATTTATCAAAATAA
- a CDS encoding peptide ABC transporter substrate-binding protein: MKKYKVVVISALSLSTAILLSACGNQNTASETSRNVQYSLSSDILTLDSSLAADATSINTLLNVESGLVRFDKNANVANDLAKSISISKDGLTYNVTLRSGLKWSNGDKLTAQDFVYGWQRTVDPKTASEYASALYPVKNAEAINLGKAPASSLGIKALDDTHLIITLATPTPYFEKLMTEQAFYPLNQKFVEKQGKAYGTTSDKTLYDGPYKFANGNKGWTGTNKTYSLVKNPNFYDAKEVKVPGVTYQIISNTTTAAELYKQGKLDLAVLDTPELVSSNKNTKGYKVLSSPRVDALEFNQSGKVPALSNLKIREAINLATNRQGLLDTAAPYYSINKTITPNGLDVAPNGEDFAKYAAQPYTYDATKAATLFKSGLKELGKSSLTLNLEGDSDDAFHKAAVDYLKQDLETALPGLTINEVLVPKAQRLKDAQNNNFQIIVSSWGADYNEPSDFLTSFVSSSPMNDGRFNNPAYDKAMKAASTLPDITQPDKLYADYKAAEKALYEEANVDPLDTHATPILMNPKLKGVSTINSGLIYDLRNASFAK; this comes from the coding sequence ATGAAAAAATATAAAGTTGTTGTTATTTCTGCCCTCTCACTCTCTACCGCTATTTTACTGAGTGCTTGCGGTAATCAAAACACGGCTTCAGAAACTTCCAGAAATGTGCAGTACAGTCTAAGTTCCGATATTCTTACATTAGATTCAAGTCTTGCCGCTGATGCTACTTCAATCAATACTTTGCTCAATGTTGAATCTGGCTTAGTTCGCTTTGATAAAAATGCAAATGTTGCTAATGATTTGGCAAAATCTATTAGTATTTCAAAAGATGGACTCACTTACAATGTCACACTCCGTTCTGGTTTAAAATGGTCAAATGGTGACAAATTGACTGCACAAGATTTTGTGTATGGCTGGCAACGGACGGTTGACCCAAAGACAGCATCAGAATATGCTTCTGCACTCTACCCAGTAAAAAATGCTGAAGCAATCAATCTTGGCAAAGCTCCAGCTTCGAGCCTTGGTATCAAAGCGTTAGATGATACTCATCTGATCATCACCCTTGCAACTCCCACCCCATATTTTGAAAAATTAATGACCGAACAAGCTTTTTATCCACTCAATCAAAAATTTGTTGAAAAACAGGGTAAAGCTTATGGCACAACATCTGATAAGACACTTTATGATGGGCCTTACAAATTTGCCAATGGAAACAAAGGCTGGACAGGTACAAATAAAACCTACTCACTTGTAAAAAATCCAAATTTCTATGATGCAAAAGAAGTGAAAGTACCTGGTGTCACTTACCAAATTATCTCAAATACGACTACTGCTGCTGAGCTTTATAAGCAAGGAAAACTTGATTTAGCTGTCCTTGATACTCCTGAACTCGTTTCTTCAAACAAAAATACTAAAGGTTACAAAGTCCTTTCTTCACCTCGTGTTGATGCACTTGAATTTAATCAATCAGGAAAAGTACCTGCACTCTCTAATCTCAAAATTCGTGAGGCAATTAATCTTGCAACTAACCGTCAAGGACTCCTTGATACTGCTGCACCGTACTATTCGATTAACAAGACCATTACACCAAACGGACTAGATGTTGCACCAAATGGTGAGGACTTCGCGAAATACGCAGCTCAACCTTATACTTATGATGCAACTAAAGCGGCGACTTTATTTAAGTCAGGCTTGAAAGAACTAGGGAAAAGTTCGCTTACTCTAAATCTTGAGGGTGATAGTGATGATGCTTTCCACAAAGCTGCTGTAGATTATCTCAAGCAAGACTTGGAAACAGCATTGCCCGGTCTCACGATTAATGAAGTCCTCGTACCAAAGGCTCAACGCCTTAAAGATGCACAAAATAATAATTTCCAAATCATTGTTTCAAGTTGGGGTGCTGATTATAATGAGCCTTCAGATTTCTTGACTAGCTTTGTTTCAAGCAGCCCCATGAATGATGGTCGATTTAATAATCCTGCCTATGATAAAGCAATGAAGGCTGCTTCAACGCTACCAGATATTACTCAACCTGACAAACTTTATGCTGATTATAAAGCTGCAGAAAAGGCACTCTATGAAGAAGCAAATGTTGATCCACTTGATACCCACGCTACCCCAATTTTGATGAACCCCAAACTCAAAGGAGTTTCGACGATCAACTCTGGCTTGATTTATGATTTACGTAATGCTTCTTTTGCTAAATGA
- a CDS encoding LysM peptidoglycan-binding domain-containing protein, whose product MKNKYKLALGASIVALASLGGIKVHASSVQEIVNAAVPVANEYGLYPSVMIAQGILESNGGQSALASNYNNIFGVKYTSGTPVYLPTQEYLNGQMTNVVEPFQAYASIYEACLAQAELLRSSSYYSGAWRENTSSYVDATAWLQGRYATDPNYAAKLNNLISELGLSVYDQGGEISASQTSMTSSSVGNYKVQEGDTLSMIAAQYGTTVDALVSANDLENANDIHVGEVLQIASSSSAGSSSTTSSQAGNYTVQSGDSLYSIAEQYGTTVSAIMSANNIYDIATTLQVGQSLQIPAGSSTSTVSSISSNSYTIQNGDSLYSIATANGMTADQLAAINGFGLDQMIHPGQTIQI is encoded by the coding sequence ATGAAAAATAAATATAAACTAGCCTTGGGAGCGTCTATCGTTGCTTTAGCGAGCCTTGGTGGTATTAAAGTCCATGCCTCGTCAGTTCAGGAAATTGTCAATGCGGCTGTGCCAGTCGCAAATGAGTATGGACTTTATCCATCGGTCATGATTGCCCAAGGTATTTTGGAATCTAATGGAGGGCAAAGCGCCCTTGCGAGTAATTATAACAATATTTTTGGAGTGAAATACACTTCAGGAACTCCTGTTTATCTACCAACCCAAGAGTATCTTAATGGTCAGATGACGAATGTTGTGGAACCTTTTCAAGCTTATGCCTCTATTTATGAGGCTTGCTTAGCACAAGCAGAGCTACTCAGAAGTTCATCTTATTATTCAGGAGCTTGGCGTGAGAATACAAGTTCTTACGTTGACGCTACTGCTTGGCTTCAGGGAAGATATGCGACAGATCCGAACTATGCTGCAAAATTAAATAATTTGATTTCTGAACTTGGGTTGAGTGTTTATGATCAGGGTGGTGAAATTTCAGCGTCGCAGACAAGTATGACAAGCTCTTCAGTAGGAAATTACAAAGTTCAAGAAGGCGATACATTGTCAATGATTGCTGCGCAATATGGAACGACAGTAGATGCACTAGTTTCTGCAAACGATTTGGAGAATGCTAATGATATTCATGTTGGTGAAGTGTTGCAGATTGCTTCTTCTTCAAGTGCAGGTAGCTCATCAACTACTTCTTCACAAGCAGGGAATTATACCGTACAATCTGGAGATAGTCTTTACTCCATTGCCGAACAATATGGGACGACAGTTTCTGCGATTATGTCGGCTAATAATATCTATGATATTGCTACAACGCTTCAAGTGGGTCAGAGCCTTCAAATTCCAGCGGGAAGCTCTACGAGTACAGTAAGTAGTATAAGCTCAAATAGTTACACCATACAAAATGGTGACAGCCTTTATTCAATCGCAACAGCAAATGGAATGACAGCAGACCAGTTAGCAGCGATTAACGGTTTTGGATTAGACCAAATGATTCATCCAGGACAAACGATTCAAATTTAA
- a CDS encoding MBL fold metallo-hydrolase: MKIEKIINAVAQENTYLLSNSAFSLIIDPGSNPSALTEKISADKPVSNILLTHAHFDHIMGLQALLDTFPDAQIYLHESEKEWMQNPELNASLLLTGRPVIAPSADKFYQLGKTYKLDGFRFRVLPTPGHSIGGVSLVFDDENIVFTGDALFKNAVGRWDLPTGNYEQLITSVRKQLFTLPDTMKVYAGHGLSTTIGNEKRHNPFFSTH; the protein is encoded by the coding sequence ATGAAAATCGAAAAAATTATTAATGCCGTTGCTCAGGAAAATACTTATCTCCTGAGCAATTCTGCTTTTAGTCTTATCATTGACCCTGGGAGCAATCCATCAGCACTGACAGAAAAAATATCTGCTGACAAACCTGTCAGTAATATCCTACTCACCCATGCTCATTTTGACCATATCATGGGACTTCAGGCATTGCTTGACACTTTTCCTGATGCACAGATTTACCTTCACGAGTCAGAAAAAGAATGGATGCAAAACCCCGAGTTAAATGCTTCTTTATTACTGACAGGTCGACCTGTCATCGCCCCTAGTGCTGACAAGTTTTATCAGCTCGGCAAAACTTACAAACTTGATGGATTCAGGTTTCGAGTTTTGCCTACACCTGGTCATTCCATCGGAGGCGTAAGTCTTGTCTTTGATGATGAAAATATTGTTTTTACTGGTGATGCTTTATTTAAAAACGCTGTGGGACGGTGGGATTTACCCACAGGTAATTATGAGCAATTAATAACTTCTGTTCGCAAACAACTTTTTACTCTCCCTGATACAATGAAAGTCTACGCTGGACACGGTTTGTCCACAACGATTGGCAATGAAAAACGTCATAACCCTTTTTTTAGCACACACTAA